Proteins encoded together in one Ipomoea triloba cultivar NCNSP0323 chromosome 4, ASM357664v1 window:
- the LOC116015920 gene encoding protein FAR1-RELATED SEQUENCE 5-like — protein sequence MRYLVCSRQGVRGGGKRTVNEGVDAGGDMNKQRWRRISNQVECNAKMCLRKDHTGEFVVSIFVEEHSHSLCTDPSRAFMRGNRKLDVAQPAFIANCIKSNIGKSKGFRLYKEGARGFANVDATSMEFHNFRRDLQAYVAGGDGELIIKKFTQRCEVCDDFVFDYHFDSQNRLARLFWADPVCRTDYSLFGDVISFGATYGTNRYCLVFVPFTGVNNHKRCVTFAAGLLTKEDIESYTWLLEKFNTRMGHSPRCVVTDQDPAMQIAIERVLPECRHRFYMWHIMTKVGKKIGPELAKDEVFHRRLNGIVWSDKICADEFEVQWNVLMEEYCLADHRWLCKLYAERSFWIPAFFMDLPMSGLLRTTSRSEAQNNVFGQFTRPHSSLVEFYVQFESVLEA from the exons ATGCGGTATCTAGTGTGTAGCCGTCAAGGCGTGCGAGGTGGTGGGAAACGCACAGTTAATGAGGGCGTCGATGCTGGAGGTGATATGAACAAACAAAGATGGCGAAGGATTTCTAACCAGGTTGAATGCAATGCAAAGATGTGTTTGAGGAAGGACCATACCGGTGAGTTCGTGGTGTCAATTTTTGTAGAGGAACATAGTCACAGTTTGTGCACCGACCCTTCTAGAGCATTCATGCGGGGTAACCGAAAGCTAGATGTGGCGCAACCAGCATTTATCGCTAATTGTATCAAGTCTAATATTGGGAAGTCTAAGGGCTTTAGGTTGTACAAGGAGGGTGCTAGAGGGTTCGCTAATGTTGATGCTACTAGTATGGAGTTCCATAATTTTAGACGGGACCTTCAAGCATATGTTGCGGGTGGTGACGGAGAGTTGATAATTAAGAAGTTCACCCAGAGATGTGAAGTTTGTGACGATTTCGTTTTTGATTACCATTTTGATTCACAGAATCGGTTAGCACGCCTGTTTTGGGCAGACCCGGTGTGCCGGACAGATTATTCCCTGTTCGGTGATGTTATTTCGTTTGGTGCAACTTATGGCACGAACAG GTACTGTTTGGTGTTTGTGCCATTCACCGGGGTCAACAACCACAAACGTTGTGTTACTTTTGCAGCGGGGCTACTAACCAAGGAGGATATCGAATCGTATACATGGTTGTTGGAGAAGTTCAACACTAGGATGGGTCATAGTCCCCGGTGTGTTGTAACTGATCAAGACCCAGCTATGCAGATTGCCATTGAGCGGGTTTTACCAGAATGTAGGCACCGGTTCTATATGTGGCACATCATGACCAAGGTTGGCAAGAAGATTGGTCCTGAGTTAGCAAAGGACGAGGTTTTTCACCGCCGATTGAATGGTATTGTGTGGAGTGATAAGATCTGTGCTGATGAGTTCGAGGTGCAGTGGAATGTGTTGATGGAGGAGTACTGTCTAGCGGACCACCGGTGGTTATGCAAACTGTACGCGGAGAGGAGTTTTTGGATCCCCGCTTTTTTTATGGACTTGCCTATGAGTGGGCTGCTACGTACCACATCTCGTTCTGAAGCTCAAAACAATGTGTTTGGCCAGTTCACCCGCCCACATTCGAGTCTTGTCGAGTTTTATGTGCAGTTTGAGAGTGTCTTGGAGGCTTAA